A DNA window from Helianthus annuus cultivar XRQ/B chromosome 15, HanXRQr2.0-SUNRISE, whole genome shotgun sequence contains the following coding sequences:
- the LOC110914215 gene encoding uncharacterized protein LOC110914215 has translation MAFVKSSTCPIIGNNQTGSSFWNAATDRFNTIMEHGPACDVESVSSNGSNDQDILNLAIAKWDSQNSTPFPHFRAWNVVRKEQKWKPVPNEVVTAKRTKTSESGSYSAAGSTARCQIDINDDPEDEEDVLPVHESERPTGRDKAKKDAAGKRKGAGSSGGGGSKASSKMEELINEFRSFKEFAAEKYTHKKTVSADYARAEDFRIMRLDLESVPEDEREVYRRMKEEVKKKWTS, from the exons ATGGCGTTTGTTAAGTCCTCTACTTGCCCGATAATCG gaAACAACCAAACGGGTAGTAGTTTTTGGAATGCGGCAACGGATAGATTTAACACGATTATGGAGCATGGTCCGGCTTGTGATGTAGAATCCGTCTCGAGCAA CGGGAGTAACGACCAGGACATTCTTAACCTTGCTATCGCTAAGTGGGACTCTCAAAATTCAACGCCTTTCCCGCACTTCCGAGCATGGAACGTTGTAAGGAAAGAACAAAAATGGAAGCCGGTTCCAAATGAGGTCGTAACGGCCAAACGGACTAAAACTTCCGAGTCCGGAAGTTATAGTGCGGCAGGCTCCACCGCTCGTTGTCAAATCGACATAAACGACGACCCGGAAGATGAAGAGGATGTGTTGCCCGTTCACGAGTCGGAACGTCCCACCGGAAGGGACAAAGCAAAAAAAGACGCGGCCGGAAAGCGAAAAGGGGCCGGCTCGAGTGGAGGTGGCGGCTCGAAGGCATCGTCGAAAATGGAAGAGTTGATAAACGAATTCCGTTCGTTCAAAGAGTTCGCGGCCGAAAAATATACTCACAAGAAAACCGTGTCGGCCGATTATGCTCGAGCGGAGGATTTTAGGATTATGAGGTTGGATCTCGAGTCGGTTCCGGAGGATGAACGCGAGGTTTATCGGAGGATGAAAGAAGAGGTGAAGAAAAAATGGACGTCGTAG